A single genomic interval of Electrophorus electricus isolate fEleEle1 chromosome 2, fEleEle1.pri, whole genome shotgun sequence harbors:
- the LOC113577155 gene encoding small integral membrane protein 32: MLRQMLLNSTAAAGDLDLITQTHAPAPLNVSHGPVSVSALLKPTGRGSGLREGELNKPDLATYVVMCLVLFLLVLLIVFFINCQLRNSFFASMPYDRSLREARSSYK; this comes from the coding sequence ATGCTCCGGCAAATGCTTTTGAATTCCACTGCGGCGGCAGGAGACTTGGACCTGATAACCCAGACGCACGCACCGGCACCACTTAATGTCTCTCACGGGCCCGTTAGCGTGTCAGCGCTCCTGAAGCCCACGGGTCGCGGCAGCGGGCTGCGCGAGGGGGAACTGAACAAGCCGGACTTGGCGACATACGTGGTGATGTGCCTCGTGCTGTTTCTGTTAGTGCTGCTGATTGTGTTTTTCATCAACTGTCAACTTCGAAACTCTTTCTTTGCCTCCATGCCTTACGACCGGTCACTGCGCGAGGCCCGGAGCTCTTACAAATGA